The genomic window TGCCGTGGATGATGACGAAGCCGCTAAAATCTCGCGCGGCGGCGCGGATGCGGGCCGCCAGGGTCAGGATGTCCGAAGGTTCCAGACACGCCGAGTCCTGGTTGAAGGGCACCTCCACCGACAGCTTCGCCATCTGGCCCAGCTCCGGCACCTGTTCCAGCAGGTGATCCAGGAACCGCCCCGGCGCGAGAGAGGCCGGATCCCCGCTGGGCGCCATGCCCAGGGTGCCGCCGGTATGGAGGAGCAGGATCGTACGCATGCCTCCACCCTATCCAAACCGGACGGGCCGCTCCAGCCGAGGCGGCTCGGCAGGATTCGTCAGAGGCCCGTCCGGATGATTTACTGGAGGAGGACTTCCCTCCGCCATGCGCCGCATCCCCCGCTACATCCAGATGATCGCTGCCCGCTATATCCGGCGGCTGCTGAGGAATCGCCTGGCCGGACATCAGCTGCAGGCGGCGGTGGAAACCGCGCTGGCCACCCTGCCCATCCAAGAGAAGCTGCTGGTGCGGGAGGGAGCGCTTCGATCCGAGGCCCTCAATCGCCAGCTGGCCTGGGCCATGGCCTTTGTGGCCGGGGCGGTGAACGCCGGCGGCTTCCTGGCCGTCAGCCACTACACCTCCCACATGACCGGGGTGGTCTCCTCCATGGCGGACGAACTGGCCGATGGCGACCTCACCACCGCCCTCGCCGCCCTCGCCATGATGCTGAGCTTCTTCGCCGGGGCCTTCGTCTGCACCACGCTCATCAGCTTCGGCCAGCGGCGGCGCATGCGCAGCCGCTATGCCTTGACTCTGGTGCTGGAGGCCGTGCTGATGCTGGTGTTCGGGTTCATGGGGAACCAGCTGCAGCAGGAGATCCGCTTCACCCTGCCCAGCACCGTGATGCTGCTCTGCTTCATCATGGGCCTGCACAACGCCGTGACCTCCATCATCTCCGGGGCCGCCGTGCGCACCACGCACCTGACGGGCACGGTGACGGACATCGGCATCGAGCTGAGCCGGCTCACCTATGTGAATGTCCACCACCGCCACGGTCGCGAGCGCATCGTCGCCAACCGCCAGAAGCTGCGGCTGCTGCTGCTCATCCTGGCCTCCTTCCTGGCGGGCGGCGTGGTGGGTGCCCTGGGCTTCCGGCACATCGGCTTCAAAGTCACGGTGCCCCTGGCGGGCTTCGTCTGCTTCCTGGCGGCCCGGCCCCTGCTGCTGGAGCTGCGCCTGCTCCTGCACCGTCTCCGCCGCCAGTGGTCGCCCGACGACTCCGGCTTGTCCGACTGAAGCACGCTGACAGCGGGCTAACTCACCTCGAGCCCCGACCGGCGTTCCACCCCTTCGATCTTCCGGGTCCGCGCCGCGCCCTGCCCGCCGATGAGCAGCCGGCACTCCCTGGGCAGCCGGTCCTTCAGGTCCATGAGGAGGCGCCGGGCGGTCTCTCCGGAACTCTGGATGGACAGGCTCACTGCCACGCGGTCCGCCTTCAGGGTGCGGGCCGCATGGGCGATGCTGGCCACCGGGAGGTCCACCCCCAGCAGCTCCGTGCGGAGGCCTGAGGCAGCATAGGCCAGGGCCGCCATGAGCAATCCCAGCCGGTGGCGCTCACCGGGCAGGGTGGCCAGCAGCACCATCCCCTGGCCGGGCCGGGGCTGACAGCCCTGCCTCAGCTCCCGGAGGAAGTCTTCGAGGATCTCCGTGAGCAGGTGTTCCTGGTGGACGCCAAGGCTCCCGTCGGCCCAGGCCATGCCCACCCGATCCAGCAGCGGCGACACCACCTGCTGGAGGAAAGGCTTCCAGGGCAGCCGGCCCAGGGCCTCCCGCAGCAGGCGCCGGATGCCCTCCGTATCCATGGCCACCACGGCCAGGAAAAGCGCCTCCACCACGGGGTGGCCCTCGGGCGCCAGCAGGCGCTTCAACTCTGCTTCCGCAGACCGCGCCACGACGGCCGGGCGGTGCCCCTGGGCCACCGCCTCGGCCATGAGCCTCAGGCGGTGAAGATCCTCCCGCCGGTAGCGGCGGTGGCCGGAAGGCAGCCGAAGGGGCATCGGAAAGCCGTAGCGGCGCTCCCACACCCGCACCACATCGGCCGAGAGGCCCGTCTCCGAGCAGATGTCCCCGATGCTCAGCAGGTCCGGTTCCACTTTCCCCATCGCCCCTCCCGGACCCTGTCCAGGGGTTGAAGATCAGGCCTCAAGGAGAAAATGTCTAGATCATTTCTTGGCCAATTAAACAGCCACCACCGCCGCCTTGACCTCGTCGAAGCCCTGGTCGCTGGCGCAGCTCACCACCACCGCGCAGTGCCCGGGTTGGCTGGAAGGCAGCTGGACCTGACCGGCGAAGCGACCCGCCTCATCGGTCCGCCCGGAGATCAGGGCGGTGGCCTTCTTGAGGCTGGACACCAGCTTGACGGTCACTTCCGCCCCGGTCACGGGGCTCTGGCTCTGGCACAACCGGGCGGCCACCTGCACCCGGAACAACTCCCCGAAGGCGGGCTTCAAGGGCTGGTCCAGCACCAGCTCCAGCGTGTCCACATCCCCCTCCTGCTGAAGGAACTCGAGGATGGCCTGGTCCAGGGGCCGCTCGCTGAAAGCCTGCTGCTCCAGGAGGTCCGGCGGGGTCTGGTCGTATTTGCCGTTCTTGATGTCGCGGATGATGGCCCGGTGCTGCTCGTCCATGCGGCTCTGGATGGCGGACTCTGCCATCGGGGGGCTGTTCAGCAGGTCCTCGTACGAGGAGCGGTAGCTGTCGAGGATCTCGCCCCCCACATAGATCAGGGTCTCGATCCGGGGGTTGGACAGCCCCTTGTCCTCCGTCTGCACATGGTAGACCCGGTTCCCGTGGCGTACATCCGTGTTGTAGCCGGTGATCATGGGAGGGACCTGGGGGACGGAGAGGCCGGGCGCATCATGGGCCTACCTCTGCAATCTTCCCGCCAGATCCGGCATGACTTCCCAGGCGATCTCGCGGACCACCTGATCGCCCATGCGCGCGACCACCGCCTTGACCAGGGCATCCACCAGAACGGGGTCCGCCAGGAGCGCCTGGACGAGGGCCTGCGCCTGCTCTGAGGGCACGGCGGGCTGACCGGCAACGGCAGGCGCCTGCCCGGCTGCGGCAGGGGCTGCCATGATGGCGGCCTCGGGAGCGGGCTCGGCGACCGGCTCGGGTGCCGGTTCTGGGATCGCCGGAACCGGTGCCACAGCCTGCGGGAAGACCGGCTCGTGCGTCTCGCCCAACAGCGCCGCCGCTGCGGCGGCCAGGCCGGTGGCCCCCATGGCCGCCATGCCACTAGAGAAGCCCGCCGCCTTCGCGGGAGGCTCCACCTCAGGCAGGGGCGGCAGGTCCATGTCGGTCGGGAAGACATCCAGCGCCTCGAGTCCCGAGAGGGTGACGGTGTCCTCGTCGACGGGCAGCTCGACCAAGGCCGCCGCATCAGGCGCCGCGGGGTCCTCCGGGTGCGCCGCCAAGGGCTCGACCACCTCGGGAACCGGCATCACGGGCTCGGCGGCGAGATCCTGGAGGCTTTCCAGGTCCAGTTCCTCGAGTTCCAGATGAATCTCCGGCGCCGCGGCATCGACCTCGCCAGCCCCAGGAGCGACGGGAGCCTCCTCCGGCCAGAGGTCTTCGGCGGTGAGCACCAGGAGATCGTCTTCGGTGGCGGGCAGGTCCAGGTCCTGGGTCGGATGAGCTTCCACGGGCGCCGCTTCCGGCCGGAACTCGGGCAGGGAGGCTTCCGCCATCCGCACCAGGTCCTTGGCGGAGGTGGCAGGGACCGTGGTGAAGGCGGAGGGCTCGGGCGTGCTCACCACCGGCGTGGCCAGGAGGGCCTTCACGCGGTCGCCCAGTTCCCGCAATTCGATGGGCTTCTTCAGGAAGCCCTGCACCGGGGCCTTCGCCAGCTTGGAGGGGTCCACGGGATCGAGGACCCCGGCCATGAGGGCGATGGGCAGATGGGCGGTCTCCGGCATGGCCCGCAGGCGACCCAGCAGGGTCCAGCCGTCCATGCCAGGCATGGCAGTGTCCACCAGGGCCACATCGAACCGCTCGCCGCGCGCGATGCGATCCAGGGCCTCCGCCGCGGAATCGACGCAGACCAGTTCCACATCCGTGTGGGCCAGAAGGGACTCGGCAATGCGGTGGATGCTCGGATTGTCGTCCACGAGGAGGAGACGTGGCATCGGTTACCTCGGGAAGCCGGGAGGAAGAAAGAGGTGGCTGGGCACAACGCTACCAGAAATGTGCACTTCCAACGCAAACGATCGACGCGGCAACCTAAGGATTCAGCGCAGCAGCTTCTTGAGGACGCGCAGCCGTTCCACCTCCACCAGGCGCACCAGCAGCACGCGGTCGCCCACCCAGACCCAGGCCGTCCCCAGGGGCTCCCTCAGCGCCACCTCGGGCCCCCGCGGGAGCCACCCCTTCACGGAGGCCCGCAGGCTCACCGCGGCGCGCCAATCGGGGCGATGCGCCTCGAAAAGGGCCTGGCGCTGGCGCTCGGGTGGCAGAGCGCTCTCATTCCACCGCTGGTCCCAAGCATCGATGGCGCCATTCTCCCGCCAGGCCCAGGCGGGATCCCAGGCGGGCCAGGGCAGCGCTCCTTCCGGCACGGGGCTCCATTCCACCTTGGCTGGTGGGCTGGTGCGGCGGGCCATGCCCTCCTCGGGCAGGGGCGCCACCAGGGCCATGCGCTGCGGCGGATGGGCGGTGAGCAGGCCCGGCCCCGCAGCTTGGCGGCGCCACCGTCCCCCTTCCAGCCACCAGGCCGTCCAGCCCTGGATGCCGCCATGCCACAGCCGGTCCCCCCGGGGGAACCAGAGCCGGTCGCCGGCGTGCCAGGGGAGGTCGAGGCGGGCACCGGGCAGGTCCCGGCCATCCTCGGACAGGGCCTCCACCTTGGTGGCCAGGCCCCGCGGCGGGGCCGGCAGGCCGGGTTCATCCCAGGCCGCGAGCGTGGGTTCGGTGGCCTCCCCTTCCAAGGGGAGGGTCGTGAGCAGCAGGGCCGGCTCCGTCCTGGGCTCGGCGGGCTCGGGAAGTCCCAGGAGCGCCGCCCGCCCATCCCAGCTGAAGCGGCTCCAGGGACCGGACTGGGTGGACCAGATCACCCGGCCCTCCGGTACCTCCAGCAGCCGGGTCTCGAAGCGCGCGGGACCCATCTGCAGGGTCACCAGCAGACGGCTGCCCTTGGCGGGATCGAGCCGCGCCGAGCAGAGCGGCGCATCAAACCGGTACCGGCGCCATTCCAGGCCGCGCCAGAGCACCACTTCGCTGCGCCCTCCAGGGCCGTTCAGCGCAAGGCCCTGGTCCGCGAGGTAGGGCGAGGCTGGCTCCCAGGGCGTGCCGAAGCCCCCCTCGAAGGGCCAGGGCTCGGACTGGTCGGGATCCTGTGCGCCCTGGAAGCGGGGGGACCAGCCATCCTCCAGGCGCCACTCCGCCAGGACCTCGAAGCCCCCGAGGTTCATGAGTGCGGGCGTCTCCACCGCCGTGACCCCGCCCGCGTTCACAGGACGCGGCGCCTGCACCACCGCGAAGAGCAGCAGCATGGCGGCGATGAAGAGGCTGGCGATGATGTACCGTTGGGGGATCACAAGGGGTCCGGTGCCTTTGCACCATCATGCCCCATCCCCGCGGAAGGCCGGTCCGAGATGAAGCACAAACCCGCCCTGGAGACCGAGCTGAAACTGCGCATCCCCGCCACCGGCCCGTACCGCCCCCTGTTGGAAGCCCTGGGGTTCCGCGAGGCCGTCCCCGCCCAGCCGGAAATCAGCGTGCTCTGGGACCGGAACGGGGAGCTGCGGACGGCGGGTTCCGCCCTCCGCACCCGTCGCTACGCGGGCCACCACCGCCTGACCTGGAAGGGCCCCAAGGTGCCCGATCCGATCCTGAAGATCCGCCCCGAGCATGAGACCGGCATCGAGGATGGATCCTCTCTGGAGGCCATCCTCCGCGCCCTCGGCTTCGAGCCCATCCTGCGCATGGAGAAGGTGCGGGCCGTGTGGGAGCGCGCGGAGCTCGAAGCCTGCCTCGACGAGACCCCCTTCGGTTGCTACCTCGAACTAGAGGGCGACCCCCAGGCCATCCGCGTCGCCATGGAAGGCTTGGGCCTGGCCCCCGACCGCGCCGAGCCCCGCAGCTACCCCGAGCTGTACCAGGCGCACGGCCTGGGCTGAAGAAGCTGGTCGCGGAAGACGGGATCGATGCGGAAGGCGCGGAGAGAAGAACCAGTCCTCTCTCCGCGCCTTCCGCGACCAGCCTGCTAGGCCTTCAGCACGCGCTCCAGGTCCTCGATGAGGTCCTGGACATCCTCCACGCCCACGCTGAGGCGGAGGAGGTTGTCGTTGATGCCCAGGCGCTGGCGGTCGGCCTCGGGCACGCTGCCGTGGGTCATGCTGGCAGGGTGGCAGACGAGGCTCTCCACGCCGCCCAGGCTCTCGGCCAGGGAGAAGACCTTGAACGAGGAGGCCATGCGCCGCGTGCGCTCGGCATCGCCCGTGTCGAAGCTCACGATGCCCGAGAAGCCCTTCATCTGCTGCTTGGCCAGGGCGTGCTGGGGATGGGATTCGAGGCCCGGGTAGTAGACGGCCTTCAGATCCTTGCGCTCTTCGAGCCAGCGGGCGATGCGAAGGGCACTGGCATTGTGGCGCTCCATGCGGAGGTGCAGCGTCTTGGTGCCCCGCAGGATGAGCCAGGATTCCATGGGCGAGAGAATGCCGCCGGCGGCCTTCTGGTGAAAGCGCAGGCCCTCGGCGATGTCCTCGCGGTTGGTGATGGCGATGCCGCCGATGGAGTCGCTGTGGCCGTTCAGATACTTGGTCGTGGAGTGGAAGACCAGGTCCGCCCCCAGCTCCAGGGGCCGCTGGTTGTACGGCGTGGCGAAGGTGTTGTCCACCGCCAACACGGCCGTGCAGCCCATCTGCGTCATCACGCGCCGCACGCCGGGGATGTCCGTGATCCCCAGCATGGGGTTGGTGGGCGTCTCCAGCATCACCAGCTTGGTGTTCGGGCGCAGCGCCGCCTGGAAGGCCGCCAGATCGCCGGTATCCACCTGGGTGTACGAGAGGCCGAACCGGGTCATCACCTTGTCCAGCAGGCGGAAGGTGCCGCCGTAGACATTGTCGCCCAGCACCACATGGTCGCCGCTGGAGAGCTGCTCGAAGATGGCCTGCACCGCCGCCATGCCCGAACCGAAGGCCATGCCGTGGGCGCCGCCCTCCAGCGCCGCGAGGTTGCCCTCCAGGGCATCGCGGGTGGGGTTGCGCACACGGGCGTAGTCGAAGCCCTTGTTGATGCCCAGCCCCTCCTGGATGTAGGTGCTGGTGAAGTAGACCGGCGTCATGATGGCGCCGTTGGTGGGATCCGGCGCCTGGCCTGCGTGGATGCAGCGGGTATCGAAACGGCCTTCGGTGTTCATGGGACCATCCTTCGGTGATCCTTCAGTGTGATGGGGTGCCGCCATGAGGAAAAGCATCGCTTCGGTTTCGCTGTCGCTGGCCTCCCTGGCTTGTCACTCCGACAAGCCCGAAGAGCAGGTCCGGAAGGCCTTCGAGGCCTGCCGCGCCGCCGTGGAGGCCGGGGATGCCGCCGCCGCGACCGCCCCCCTGGATGCCGCCTTCCGCGGCCCCGAGGGCATGGACAAGGCCATGGCCCGGGCCTTCCTCCTGGGCACCTTCCGCCAGGAGCGGGTCGGCGTCACCGTGATGCAGAACCAGGTCGCCGTGAAGGGAAACGACGCCTTCCAGGAGGTGGACCTGGTCCTCACCGGGCGCAGCGGCGGCCTCCTGCCGCAGGACGCCTCCCGCCGAAGCTTCCGGCTGCACTGGCGGGAGGCGGGAGGGGACTGGCGGTTGCTCGGGATCCAGGAACGCTGAGCGTCAGGAGCCCAGGTAGCTCATGAACTCCTGGTGCAGCTCCAGCGGCAGGCGATAGGCGCGCTCCTCGTCGATCACCAGCTGGGCGCACCGGGGAACCCCCCGCAGGGTCGAGGCCGGGAGACCCCGGTCGCGGGCCCGGCGCAGGCACTGCATCATCGCGTCCAGCTGCCCCAGCCGGTAGAGGGTGACCAGGAGGAGGGCGTGAGCTCCCGCATTGCCGGGATCGATCTCGAGGGCTTGGGTCAGCTGGCGGCGGGTGGTCTCGAGAACATCCCGCCGGACCTCGGCGCGGCCCTGGGAGGCGTCCGTGCTTCTGGGAGCCTCGCGGCCGCTCTCACGGGCGGCTGGGGCGGGGGAAGCCTCCGTCCCCGGAGCTCCCGGGGCCCGCGGCGCCGGAGGTCGGGGAATCGGCAGGCCCCGGGGAGGCGTCGGCGGAGCCGGTACCCATCCGGACGCGGGGCGCCGGACCTGGTGGGCCTGGGTGGGGCGCTCCTGATCCCAGCGCCAGGCGGGATCCTTGGCCGAACGCAGCACGACCGCCAGATCCTCCGCCGTCTGGAAGCGGTTCGCCGGATCCTTCGCCAGGGCGCGATTCAGGATGCCCTGCACATCCCGGCTGATGCCCCGGCAGGCCTGCTGGGACAGCAGGGGGGGCGTCTCGTGGAGCAACCGGTAGATCACCGCGCCGGGGCTGGGGCCGTCGAAGGGCGGCACGCCGGCCAGGGCCTCGAACAGGATCACGCCCACCGCGAAGAGGTCGCTGCGGGGATCCGAGCGGCCGCTCTGAAGGTACTCCGGCGCCATGTAGTTTACGGTCCCGAACACCGTGCCCTCGTCCGTGGCATCCGAGTTGAAGACCTTGGCCACGCCGAAGTCCAGCACCTTGGCCTGGAGGTTCTTCCCGTCCCAGACCACGCGGATGTTCGAGGGCTTGATGTCCCGGTGGAGCACCTTCTGGCGATGGGCCACGGCAAGGCCATCGCAGACCTGGGCCAGCACCTCGAGCGCGTCCTGGGGGGTGATGGTGCCGGCCCGGATGAGCGTGCCCAGGTCCTCCCCCTTCACCAGCTCCATGGCGAGGTAGAGCACACCCTGCTCCTCCCCCATTTCGTGGATCGTGACGATGTTCGGGTGGTTCAGCACCCCGGCGGCGCGGGCCTCCATGGCGAAGCGCTCGCGGGCCTCCGGCCCCATGCCTGCCGAGGGATGGATGACCTTGATGGCCACCTCACGGCCGATGATCGGATCCCGGCCCACATACACTTCACCCATGCTTCCCTGGGCGAGCAACCGGACGATTTCGAACTTCCCAAGGCGCGTCAACACGGGGGTTCCAGGACGATGGACCCCCGATCATCGGACGGAGGCGCGGATTCCGTCCAGGGATTTCATGGCGCCATCCCGAGACCCAGCAGCCAGGCCTCGTCCCGCACGGGGATGCCCAGCGCCTCGGCCTTGGCCAGCTTGGATCCCGCCTTCTCCCCGGCCACCAGCACCGTGGTCTTGGGCGAGACGCTGCTCGTGACCTTGGCTCCGAGCTGCTTCAGCAGGCCTTCGGCGTCTTCCCGCGAAAGCGTGGGCAGGGTGCCCGTGACCACCGCGACCTCGCCCGATAGCGGGAGGCCCCCCCGGTCGCGCACCGGCGGGGGCGTGGGCTGCACACCCAGCGAGGCCAGTCGCGTGGGCAGGTCCGGGTGCAGCGCCGCGAAGACCCGCAAGGCCGCGGCCACCTTGGGTCCCACCTCCTCCACGGCCTGCAGGCGGCCCTCCTCCTCGGCCCACAGCGCCCCCAGGGAAGGGTAAGCCTCGGCCAGCAGCTCTGCCGTCCGGGCACCCACCATGGGAATCCCCAGGGCGTGGATCCAGCGGGCCAGGGGCTTCACCCGGGTGGCGGCGAGGGCCTCCAGGAGGTTCTGCGCGGACTTCTCCGCCATGCGGTCCAGGCCCGAGAGATAGGCCAAGCCGAGCAGAGGCTCGTCCAGCAGGGTCAGGATCTCCCAGGGCTGTTCGAAGCGGCCCGAAGCCACCAGCTGCTCCACCAGAGCCTCCCCCATGCCTTCGATGTCCAGGGCCGACCGCCCGCCGAAGTGGAGCATGCGGGCCGTGAGTTTGGCGGGGCACTCGGGGTTGAGGCAGCGGATGGCGACCTCGGCATCGTCCGCCTTGCCCACCTCGCCTCCGCAGACCGGGCAGGCCGCTGGAATGGTCGGCGCGGGAAGGACCCGATCCTCTTCGCCCGGCACCAGGGCCACCACCTTGGGGATGACCTCCCCACCCTTCTCGATGAACACACGGTGGCCCACCTTCAGCCCGAGGCGCGCCAGCTCGTCGGCATTGTGGAGAGTGGCGCGGCGCACGGTGGAGCCGGCCACTTCGACTGCCTCCAGCTCTGCCACCGGCGTGAGCTTGCCCGTGCGGCCCACCTGCCAGGTGATGCCCAGCACCGTGGTGGTCACCTGCGTCGCGGGGTATTTGAACGCGATGGCCCAGCGCGGCACGCGGTCCGTGGCGCCGAGGCGCCTCTGCACCTCGGGATCGAGGACCTTGAGCACCACGCCATCCGTATCGAAGGGAAGCTTCAAGCGGGCCTCGGCCTGGTCGCCGATGAAAGCCTGCACCGCCTCCAGGCCACCCTCGGCGTGGGCCGGCATCCTGCCGAACCCCCAGGTGGCGAGGCGGGCCATGGCAGAGGCGTGATCTTCCGAATCACCGGCCTCCCGGAGCACCTGCCAGGGCAGGAAGGAGAGGCCGCGGGCCGCCACCTCCCGGCTGTCCAGCAGCTTCATGGTGCCGCTGGCGGCGTTGCGGGGATTGGCGAAGCGGGCCTCGGCCCGCGCGTCCCGCTGGCGGTTCAGCTCCTCCCAGCGCTTGCGGGAAAGGAACACCTCGCCGCGGACGATCAGGCGCTCCGGCGCCTCTGCCGGCAGCGTCAGGGGGATGTCCGCGATGGTGCGGGCATTTTCCGTCACCAGCTCGCCGGTCTCCCCATCCCCGCGGGTCAGTGCCTCCACCAGGACGCGGCCCTCGTAGCGCAGCGACAGGGACAGGCCGTCCACCTTCAGCTCGGCGGCATAGCGCGGCTCGGCCTCCGGCGCCAGCTTCCGCCATTTCAATTCCCATTCCCGCAGCTCGGCTTCGGAGTAGGCATTGTCGAGGCTGAGCATGGGGGTGCCGTGGCGGCGCTTCTCGAAGGCCTCGACCGGCGGCGCACCCACGCGGGTAGTGGGGCTGTTGGGATCGGCCAGATCCGGGTGGGCCTCCTCCAGGGCCCTGAGTTCCCGTTCCAGCGCATCGTACTCCGCGTCGGAGACGCTGGGCTGGTCGAGCACATAGTAGCGGTGCCGGTGCGTCCGCACCTGGTCCGCCAAGTCCTTCATGCGCCTCTGCAGGTCCATCACTTCACCCTCGATCGATGCAGGATGCCCATGATCAGACCCAGGGCCAGAAAGAAACTCAAGGTGCTGCTGCCGCCCGCGCTGAAGAAGGGCAGCACCATGCCCTTGTTGGGCAGGGCTCCCGCCACCATGCCCACATTCACCATCAAGTGCAGGGCGAAGATGCCGGCGGCCCCGGCGCAGAAGTAGGCCTCGGCGTTCGAGTGCGCGGCCTTGGCGGCGTCGAGAATCCGGCTGAGCAGCAGGCCGAACAGCCCCAGGACGATGAGCACGCCGATGAAGCCCCGCTCCTCAGCCCACACGCTGAAGGCGAAGTCCGTGGTCTTCACCGGGAGGAAGTTCAGCTGCGTCTGGGACCCGCTGGTGAAGCCCTTCCCGATGAGCCCACCGGCACCGATGGCGATGCGGCTCTGGTTCACCTGATAGCCCTTGCCCTGAAGATCGCTGGAAGGATCCAGGAAGATCATCACCCGCTGCTTCTGGTAAGGCTTGAGGGCGACCTTCCAGGCGCCGAAGCCGCCCACGACGATCAGCAGCAGGAGCCCCGCCACCCAGCGGGCCCGCAGCCCCTTCATCAGAGGGATGATCAGCAGGATCGGCAGGAAGCTGAGGGCCATGCCAAGGTCGGGCTGGCGCTGGATGAGCAGCATGGGGAAGACCACCAGGCCCACCGCGCCGAACAGCTCCAGCCGGCCCACCGAATCCACCGGGCGGGAGCCCAGCCGCTGCGACACATAGAGCAGCGTCACCCACTTCATCAGCTCGGAAGGCTGGAAGGTCTGACCGGCGATGACGAACCACCGGGTGGCGCCGCCGATCTTCTTGCCCACCACCAGCACCGCCGCCAGGGCCACGAGGCCAAGCAGGTAGGCGAGGAAGCTGTAGCGGAAGATCCGGCGGGGGTAGGTGTTGGCCAGCAGCAGCATGAGCAGCATGCCCATGAGGTTCCAGAGCATCTGCTTGAGCCAGATGCCCGCCTGGGGCGTGTTCCGGCCCGCCGAGAACAGCGTCAGCGTGCCCAGCAGCGTGAGGGCCAGGATCACCCACAGCAGGCGCGGGTCCAGGGCACGCAGACGCTCCTTCATTCCGCCCCCTCGGCCGCGGGCGCGGCCGGCGTCGCCGCCGGAGCGAAGGGATCCACCATGCGGCCCCGCGGCGGCGGCAGGGGGTTGCTGAGGCGATCCATGAACCAGTACTTCACGAGCTTCGCCGCGATGGGGGCGGCGGCCGTGGAGCCGAAACCGGCATTCTCCACCACCACCGCGAAGGCGATCTGCGGGCGGTCCGCGGGCGCGTACCCCGCGAAGAGGGCGTGGTCCTTGAACTTCTTCGCCTGCCGCGCGTAGTGGGCCTTGTCGACGAAGGTGGCCACCTGGGCCGTGCCGGTCTTCCCCGAGAAGGGAATCAGCTTGGCGATCTCACGGATGAAGGGGTTGGCGCCGGCTGTCCCTCCCTGCACCACCTCGCGGAGCCCCTCGTCGAGCACGGCCCAGTGCTTCGGGTCCAAGGGAGTGTCCTTGAAGGGGGGCGGAGCCGCGGGCTCCAGCGCATTCGTCTGGTCTCCGCGGAAACCGTAGAACAGATGCGGGGTGACGAGCTTGCCCCGGGTACCCAGGAGCGCGTAGAACCGTGCCAGGCCGATGGGCGTCACGCCCACGGCCCCCTGGCCGATGCCCACGCTGATGGTCTCGCCTGCATACCACTTGGGGTCTTTGGGCACGGCTTTGCGCTTCCAGGCCCGGCTCGGGATGCGGGTCCGCTTCTCCCGGGGCAGGTCGATGCCCGTGCGCTCGGTCAGCCCGTACTTCTCCGCCGTGGCGTAGATGTCGTCGATGTCCATGCGGGAGGCCAACTCGTAGAAATAGACATCGCAGCTCTGGGCGATGGCCTGCACCATGGAGAGGCTGCCGTGACCCGTGGGCTTGTCGCAGCGGAAGTCTCGGCCGTAGTAGTTCTTCTTGCCCGCGCAGTAGACCGCCGTCTGGGGTGTGGCGATGCCCTTCTCCAGCGCCGCCAGGGCCACCAGCAGCTTAAAAGTGGAGCCCGGCGCGTAGATGCCCTGGATGGCCCGGTTCACCATGGGACGCGTGGGGTTGTTCAGGTAGCGATCCACCATGTCCTGGCTGAGCCGGTTGAGGAACAGGTTCGGGTCGTACGAGGGGCTGGAGTACATCGCCAGGATGCCCCCATCCCGCAGGTCCAGCACCACGGCGGCACCGGCCTCCTCGCCATAGGCCTCCTGCATGATCTTCTGGAGACCCGCATCCAGCGTGAGGAAGAGGCTCCGGCCCGCCGTGGCGTCCTCCTGGCCGAAATTCGCCACTTCCGTGCCGAGCTGATCGACCAGGATCCGCTTCTGGCCGTCCACGCCCTTCAGCCGGTCATTGCCGCTGGCCTCGAAGCCCTCTTTGCCGATGGTCTCGCCCAGGCGGAAGAGCCCAGGCTTGGCCTTCATCAGCTCCTCATCCACTTCCCCCACATAGCCCAGCGCGTGGCCCGCCAGCTCGTCCCCGAGATACACCCGGCGGGGCGCCACTTCCACGCTGAGGAAGGGGAAGCGGGCGCGGACCCGCTCCGCCAGGGCGATGCCCGCCTCGTCCAGGTTCTCCTTCAGCACCAGGGGCCGTCCCTTGCCGGCGGTGCGGTAGATCTGGATCTTCCGGGCCAGGG from Geothrix sp. includes these protein-coding regions:
- the rodA gene encoding rod shape-determining protein RodA; its protein translation is MKERLRALDPRLLWVILALTLLGTLTLFSAGRNTPQAGIWLKQMLWNLMGMLLMLLLANTYPRRIFRYSFLAYLLGLVALAAVLVVGKKIGGATRWFVIAGQTFQPSELMKWVTLLYVSQRLGSRPVDSVGRLELFGAVGLVVFPMLLIQRQPDLGMALSFLPILLIIPLMKGLRARWVAGLLLLIVVGGFGAWKVALKPYQKQRVMIFLDPSSDLQGKGYQVNQSRIAIGAGGLIGKGFTSGSQTQLNFLPVKTTDFAFSVWAEERGFIGVLIVLGLFGLLLSRILDAAKAAHSNAEAYFCAGAAGIFALHLMVNVGMVAGALPNKGMVLPFFSAGGSSTLSFFLALGLIMGILHRSRVK
- the ligA gene encoding NAD-dependent DNA ligase LigA yields the protein MDLQRRMKDLADQVRTHRHRYYVLDQPSVSDAEYDALERELRALEEAHPDLADPNSPTTRVGAPPVEAFEKRRHGTPMLSLDNAYSEAELREWELKWRKLAPEAEPRYAAELKVDGLSLSLRYEGRVLVEALTRGDGETGELVTENARTIADIPLTLPAEAPERLIVRGEVFLSRKRWEELNRQRDARAEARFANPRNAASGTMKLLDSREVAARGLSFLPWQVLREAGDSEDHASAMARLATWGFGRMPAHAEGGLEAVQAFIGDQAEARLKLPFDTDGVVLKVLDPEVQRRLGATDRVPRWAIAFKYPATQVTTTVLGITWQVGRTGKLTPVAELEAVEVAGSTVRRATLHNADELARLGLKVGHRVFIEKGGEVIPKVVALVPGEEDRVLPAPTIPAACPVCGGEVGKADDAEVAIRCLNPECPAKLTARMLHFGGRSALDIEGMGEALVEQLVASGRFEQPWEILTLLDEPLLGLAYLSGLDRMAEKSAQNLLEALAATRVKPLARWIHALGIPMVGARTAELLAEAYPSLGALWAEEEGRLQAVEEVGPKVAAALRVFAALHPDLPTRLASLGVQPTPPPVRDRGGLPLSGEVAVVTGTLPTLSREDAEGLLKQLGAKVTSSVSPKTTVLVAGEKAGSKLAKAEALGIPVRDEAWLLGLGMAP
- a CDS encoding serine/threonine-protein kinase, which encodes MLTRLGKFEIVRLLAQGSMGEVYVGRDPIIGREVAIKVIHPSAGMGPEARERFAMEARAAGVLNHPNIVTIHEMGEEQGVLYLAMELVKGEDLGTLIRAGTITPQDALEVLAQVCDGLAVAHRQKVLHRDIKPSNIRVVWDGKNLQAKVLDFGVAKVFNSDATDEGTVFGTVNYMAPEYLQSGRSDPRSDLFAVGVILFEALAGVPPFDGPSPGAVIYRLLHETPPLLSQQACRGISRDVQGILNRALAKDPANRFQTAEDLAVVLRSAKDPAWRWDQERPTQAHQVRRPASGWVPAPPTPPRGLPIPRPPAPRAPGAPGTEASPAPAARESGREAPRSTDASQGRAEVRRDVLETTRRQLTQALEIDPGNAGAHALLLVTLYRLGQLDAMMQCLRRARDRGLPASTLRGVPRCAQLVIDEERAYRLPLELHQEFMSYLGS